In the genome of Carnobacterium pleistocenium FTR1, one region contains:
- a CDS encoding helix-turn-helix transcriptional regulator, whose translation MENKILELRKNKGLTQDALAQKCKVTRQTINAIENNKYDPTLQLAFKMAFILGETVDNLFKK comes from the coding sequence ATGGAAAATAAAATTTTAGAATTACGAAAAAATAAAGGACTCACTCAAGATGCATTAGCCCAAAAATGCAAAGTAACACGACAAACAATCAATGCCATTGAAAATAATAAATATGACCCTACTTTACAACTTGCGTTTAAAATGGCGTTCATTCTTGGCGAAACGGTTGATAATTTGTTTAAAAAGTAG
- the fghA gene encoding S-formylglutathione hydrolase, translating into MSNVELLEEHRVFDGVQYKYRHSSELLDCPMTFSLFLPNKEKFPEPSLLWWLSGLTCNDDNFTHKAGAQRAAARLGIAMVMPDTSPRGKEIADSTDYDLGQGAGFYLNATKEPWAAHYKMYDYIIEELTAVVRNEFDLTGPEFISGHSMGGHGALVLGLRNPERFQSITAFAPIVNPTQVPWGIKAFENYIGDDKKLWAEWDAVELMKHYSGKEIPILIDQGDADPFYKKELEPFKLVEVAQEKNYPLTVRMQSGHDHSYYTISTFIEEHLEFHVNALQNNTSKE; encoded by the coding sequence ATGTCAAACGTAGAACTTCTAGAAGAACACCGTGTTTTTGACGGGGTGCAATACAAGTATCGCCATAGTTCTGAACTATTGGACTGTCCGATGACGTTCAGCTTGTTTTTACCCAACAAAGAGAAATTTCCTGAGCCGTCTTTACTTTGGTGGTTGTCAGGGTTAACGTGTAACGATGATAATTTTACTCATAAAGCAGGGGCGCAAAGAGCAGCAGCGCGTTTGGGAATAGCTATGGTCATGCCGGACACTAGTCCACGTGGGAAAGAGATAGCTGATTCAACTGATTATGATCTAGGGCAAGGAGCAGGCTTTTATTTGAATGCTACTAAAGAACCATGGGCTGCTCATTATAAAATGTATGACTACATTATAGAAGAGTTGACGGCAGTAGTACGAAATGAATTCGATTTGACTGGACCTGAGTTTATTTCGGGTCATTCTATGGGAGGCCACGGTGCGTTGGTCTTAGGGTTACGCAATCCAGAACGGTTCCAATCGATCACAGCATTTGCGCCAATTGTTAATCCGACCCAAGTACCATGGGGGATAAAAGCTTTTGAAAACTATATTGGCGATGACAAAAAGTTGTGGGCTGAATGGGATGCAGTGGAATTGATGAAACACTATTCTGGCAAAGAAATACCTATCCTGATCGATCAAGGCGATGCAGATCCTTTCTATAAAAAAGAATTAGAGCCGTTTAAGTTAGTTGAAGTTGCGCAAGAAAAAAATTATCCTTTGACTGTTCGGATGCAAAGTGGACATGATCACAGTTATTATACGATTTCAACATTTATAGAAGAACACCTTGAGTTTCATGTCAATGCATTGCAAAATAATACATCCAAGGAGTGA
- a CDS encoding HAD-IC family P-type ATPase → MESKMKNHQKTVASLSKNYAQEDFESGLSQIEANKRLESDGPNQLVTETTPKWKLFARQFNNMIIYILIFAALLTVVMGHTSDAVIIGLVVIINALIGYYQEVNASDALEKIKSMLSTQATVYREGQRLDIPAEELVTGDVVFLEAGDSVPADLRIIDIDSLRIQESALTGEADSVEKTIETLIATDVALAEQTNIAFASTSVTNGSGLGVVVATAEETEIGKISLEVKGVKERKTPLMQEIDGLGKGVSYVVMGAAIVLFIIGILLETHSLSILSLAVVTMIVGSIPEGLPATTSVILAMGVSDMAKKKHTIVKSLPAVETLGSVDIIATDKTGTLTKNEMTVKDIYIDNHHYEVTGDGYNPKGEITEFENPVELNQQLALFLDAGYEANDTTLINEDDTWSLNGEPTDGSFLTLYHKIHDYGYKNKYDELDMIPFDSDYRYMAKLVLDTETKQKILFIKGSPDKLFPMATTQDPKFDQVKWDSKVEELSLQGKRVVAVGYQLIPDEVNEISHDLLFSGITFLGLAGIIDPPREEVIGSLKDMRKAGVDVKMITGDHPLTAKTIGEKLGLADKINVITGPEWDKMSEDEQQIAALNYQVFARTTPKNKLEIISALQASKKVTAMTGDGVNDAPALKKADIGVAMGIKGTDVAKDSADMILADDNFATMSVAIKEGRRIYDNIKKSILFLLPTSFAEGLIIAITILMQRDMPLQATQLLWINMVSAITIQFAFIFEPAEDGIMERPPRKTGRGLMNKQDVFQMTYVSILMAVVSIVSYEWLMYMGANQVTASTMMVNIIVFSKIFYLFNIRTSKLAFSRSFFTNPKAFLIIGIMIALQLILTYVPFMQGAFHTGPMTGLEWLISVVCGLVVLIVVEIDKFIRLRIQISRNQKVSVQTEIKVS, encoded by the coding sequence ATGGAGTCAAAAATGAAAAATCATCAAAAAACGGTTGCTAGTTTATCCAAAAACTATGCACAAGAAGATTTTGAATCAGGATTAAGCCAAATAGAAGCAAATAAGCGTTTAGAATCAGATGGTCCCAATCAATTAGTTACTGAAACAACCCCTAAATGGAAACTTTTTGCGCGACAATTCAATAACATGATCATCTACATTTTGATTTTTGCTGCTTTGTTAACGGTAGTAATGGGACATACGTCGGATGCGGTTATTATTGGATTGGTGGTCATCATCAATGCCTTGATTGGGTATTATCAAGAAGTGAATGCCTCAGATGCCTTAGAAAAAATAAAAAGTATGTTATCAACTCAAGCAACCGTCTATCGTGAAGGTCAAAGGTTAGACATTCCTGCAGAAGAATTAGTGACAGGCGATGTTGTTTTTCTAGAAGCTGGGGACAGCGTGCCAGCGGATTTACGAATCATAGATATAGATAGCTTGCGCATTCAAGAATCTGCCCTCACAGGAGAAGCAGACTCAGTTGAGAAAACAATCGAAACGCTAATAGCTACCGATGTTGCATTAGCTGAGCAAACGAACATCGCTTTTGCTTCAACGTCTGTGACAAACGGGAGTGGGCTAGGTGTCGTAGTTGCGACGGCTGAAGAAACTGAAATCGGAAAAATCTCATTGGAAGTTAAAGGGGTAAAGGAAAGAAAGACTCCATTGATGCAAGAAATCGACGGTCTAGGAAAAGGGGTATCTTACGTCGTGATGGGTGCGGCAATCGTCCTCTTCATCATCGGGATACTCTTAGAAACCCATTCCTTGTCTATCCTTTCTTTAGCAGTAGTGACAATGATCGTAGGCTCTATACCGGAAGGCCTTCCAGCAACAACCTCTGTCATTTTAGCTATGGGAGTGAGTGACATGGCGAAAAAGAAACACACCATTGTTAAATCACTACCCGCAGTTGAAACTTTGGGATCGGTCGATATTATTGCGACAGATAAAACTGGGACGTTAACGAAAAATGAAATGACAGTTAAAGATATTTATATTGATAACCACCATTATGAAGTAACGGGTGATGGTTACAATCCTAAAGGAGAAATTACAGAATTTGAAAATCCTGTTGAATTAAATCAACAGTTAGCGCTCTTTTTAGATGCGGGCTACGAAGCCAATGATACAACGCTCATAAACGAAGACGATACGTGGTCATTGAATGGGGAACCAACAGATGGTTCATTCTTGACGTTGTATCATAAGATACATGACTATGGCTATAAAAATAAGTATGATGAGCTAGACATGATCCCTTTTGACTCTGATTACCGGTACATGGCGAAATTGGTTCTGGATACCGAGACTAAACAAAAAATTCTCTTTATTAAAGGATCACCTGATAAGCTATTTCCAATGGCAACTACGCAAGATCCAAAATTTGATCAAGTAAAGTGGGATTCAAAAGTCGAAGAACTTTCTCTTCAAGGGAAACGAGTGGTAGCAGTTGGCTATCAATTGATTCCGGATGAAGTGAATGAGATTTCTCATGATTTATTGTTTTCGGGGATAACTTTCTTAGGTTTGGCTGGTATTATTGACCCACCACGTGAAGAAGTTATTGGCTCTTTAAAAGATATGCGAAAAGCAGGCGTTGACGTTAAAATGATTACTGGAGACCACCCGCTTACTGCCAAAACAATTGGTGAAAAGTTAGGATTGGCCGATAAAATCAATGTCATTACAGGTCCAGAGTGGGACAAGATGTCAGAAGATGAACAGCAAATAGCTGCTTTAAACTATCAAGTCTTTGCCAGAACCACTCCTAAAAATAAGTTAGAGATTATTTCGGCGCTTCAAGCAAGTAAAAAAGTAACGGCCATGACAGGAGACGGTGTGAACGATGCACCAGCCTTGAAAAAAGCCGATATTGGGGTTGCCATGGGAATCAAGGGGACTGACGTAGCTAAAGATTCAGCTGATATGATTCTAGCGGATGATAACTTTGCAACGATGTCTGTTGCCATTAAAGAAGGGCGTCGTATTTACGATAATATCAAAAAGAGTATACTCTTTTTGTTGCCAACCTCGTTTGCCGAAGGGTTGATCATTGCGATTACGATTTTGATGCAACGCGACATGCCGTTGCAAGCAACTCAATTGCTTTGGATCAACATGGTATCTGCCATCACGATTCAATTTGCGTTTATTTTTGAACCGGCTGAAGATGGTATTATGGAGAGGCCACCTAGAAAAACGGGCAGAGGCCTTATGAACAAACAAGATGTTTTCCAAATGACTTATGTTTCCATTTTAATGGCGGTTGTCAGCATTGTTTCTTATGAATGGTTGATGTATATGGGAGCTAATCAAGTGACCGCAAGTACAATGATGGTTAACATTATCGTGTTCAGTAAAATTTTCTATCTCTTTAATATCCGAACTTCAAAACTGGCTTTTTCTCGTTCATTTTTCACGAATCCTAAAGCATTCTTGATTATCGGAATCATGATAGCCTTACAATTGATTTTGACCTATGTACCCTTTATGCAAGGAGCATTCCATACTGGCCCAATGACGGGACTTGAATGGTTGATATCAGTTGTATGTGGACTTGTTGTGTTGATTGTAGTTGAAATCGATAAATTTATTCGACTACGCATTCAAATAAGCCGCAACCAAAAAGTAAGCGTACAAACAGAAATCAAAGTAAGCTAA
- a CDS encoding winged helix-turn-helix transcriptional regulator codes for MLIHKGKEFYTDKDLALSVIGGRWKIAIVWALLHEAPLRLSELQRLFPNINQRMLIRQLRELEEDQIIHRTVYPVVPPKVDYKLTTVGQSLEPVVTSICDWGETFHAFLESN; via the coding sequence TTGCTTATTCATAAAGGCAAAGAATTTTATACGGATAAAGATTTAGCTCTTTCGGTTATTGGCGGACGTTGGAAAATTGCTATTGTTTGGGCGTTATTGCATGAAGCGCCCTTACGTCTGAGCGAATTACAGAGACTATTCCCAAACATCAATCAAAGAATGCTGATTCGACAACTAAGAGAATTAGAGGAAGATCAAATTATTCACCGCACGGTTTACCCCGTCGTTCCTCCGAAAGTAGATTACAAATTGACTACTGTTGGACAAAGTTTAGAGCCCGTTGTAACGTCCATTTGTGATTGGGGAGAAACTTTTCATGCGTTTCTAGAATCAAACTAA
- a CDS encoding CGNR zinc finger domain-containing protein, giving the protein MIKNLETRYAYLSDYLFINLLNTINGRNNVFTDFLEEEGLMDAWLSLMNEKGLLHSDQIEKINESPINIKRIQLFREQCRSFFLEPEKKATFLENLASNTKKAPLFFDKKFSPTPSIGGTDGLISLIAYDILTAHHNGLFPKIKKCKSDTCYALFVDTSGRRKWCSMEVCGNRTKVRKHYAKKSNK; this is encoded by the coding sequence ATGATTAAAAATTTAGAAACGAGATATGCTTATTTATCCGACTATTTATTCATTAATTTACTTAACACGATCAACGGGAGAAATAATGTTTTCACAGATTTTCTTGAAGAAGAAGGTTTAATGGATGCGTGGCTTTCATTGATGAATGAAAAAGGTTTATTGCATTCTGATCAAATAGAAAAAATAAATGAATCTCCCATTAATATAAAAAGAATTCAATTATTTCGTGAACAGTGTAGATCTTTCTTTTTAGAGCCTGAAAAAAAAGCAACATTCTTAGAAAATTTAGCATCTAATACAAAGAAAGCACCTCTTTTTTTCGACAAAAAATTCAGCCCTACACCAAGTATAGGTGGGACTGATGGACTGATTTCACTTATTGCTTACGATATTCTTACGGCCCATCATAATGGGCTGTTTCCTAAAATTAAAAAATGTAAATCTGACACCTGCTATGCATTATTCGTTGATACAAGTGGCAGACGAAAATGGTGTTCAATGGAAGTTTGTGGCAATAGAACAAAGGTACGTAAACATTATGCTAAAAAAAGCAATAAATAG
- a CDS encoding cysteine hydrolase family protein, with protein MVGMKKALIIVDVQKAFENKKWGERNNLNAEENISRILTLWRQKGWLVIHIQHTSDNPSSVFYPKNEGFAIKEIVKPIGAEIVIEKRVNSCFIGTNLEDFLKVNEISQVVITGLTTPHCVSTTTRMSGNLGFETYLISDATAAFGLNDQNNIYYDAETIHNVSLATINDEFATVLTTDHLINDFLV; from the coding sequence ATGGTTGGTATGAAAAAGGCATTAATTATAGTTGATGTACAAAAGGCTTTTGAGAACAAAAAGTGGGGTGAACGTAATAATCTCAACGCGGAAGAAAATATTAGTCGCATTCTAACATTATGGAGGCAGAAGGGCTGGTTGGTGATACATATACAACACACTTCCGACAATCCTAGCTCAGTATTTTATCCGAAGAATGAAGGCTTTGCCATTAAAGAAATAGTGAAACCTATTGGTGCAGAAATAGTCATTGAAAAGAGAGTAAACAGTTGCTTTATTGGTACAAATTTAGAAGACTTTTTAAAAGTAAATGAAATATCACAAGTTGTTATTACTGGTTTGACTACACCACATTGTGTATCAACGACTACAAGAATGAGTGGTAATTTAGGTTTTGAAACATATCTGATTTCTGATGCAACGGCTGCGTTCGGCTTGAATGATCAAAATAATATATATTACGATGCTGAAACTATACACAATGTATCTCTAGCTACAATAAATGATGAATTTGCTACAGTACTTACTACAGATCATTTGATTAATGATTTTCTAGTCTAA
- a CDS encoding OsmC family protein: MAKKIERITATSKGMQTIINSKGHEIIIDEPLQMGGKDEGANPLGAFIASLAGCENAIANMVAKEIDFDLQGIAFDIRAEMNPEGMMGNKNVRPYFQSVTINARVKTSESEERIIELQQIVDSRCPIYTTLKAADVEMTPIWTKE; encoded by the coding sequence ATGGCTAAAAAAATTGAACGAATTACCGCAACTTCAAAAGGGATGCAAACAATAATTAATTCTAAAGGGCATGAGATAATCATTGATGAACCGCTACAAATGGGCGGAAAAGATGAGGGAGCAAATCCACTAGGGGCATTTATAGCTTCACTAGCAGGATGCGAAAATGCAATAGCTAATATGGTAGCAAAAGAAATAGATTTTGATCTTCAAGGCATAGCATTCGATATAAGAGCAGAAATGAATCCAGAAGGCATGATGGGTAACAAAAATGTTCGTCCCTACTTTCAATCAGTTACTATAAATGCTCGTGTGAAAACAAGTGAATCTGAAGAACGTATCATTGAATTACAACAGATCGTTGATTCAAGATGTCCAATCTATACCACATTAAAAGCTGCCGATGTTGAAATGACGCCAATTTGGACAAAAGAATAA
- a CDS encoding haloacid dehalogenase type II has translation MIKTVLFDMNETLLDLSVLKENFAKYFEDKYVLNYWFAKLLHSSTVIGGMGEYTDFGKLSEAALESVFLESGKELTDEIKTDILGSFRKLPAYDDVPEALKLLKDRNIKVISVTNSSYNMVEEQLKNSGLIDLFDSYYSVDSVEKYKPFKDIYHYVLNEEKINANETVMVATHDWDLFGAKKAGLHTAYIKRKEDQYNPYYLKPDLANRNLVDLAQEIVDFN, from the coding sequence ATGATAAAGACTGTATTATTTGATATGAACGAAACATTGTTAGATTTAAGTGTACTAAAAGAAAATTTTGCTAAATATTTTGAAGATAAGTATGTTCTCAATTATTGGTTTGCTAAACTGCTTCATTCATCTACTGTTATAGGTGGTATGGGTGAATACACTGATTTTGGAAAACTTTCAGAAGCCGCGTTAGAAAGTGTCTTTTTAGAGAGTGGTAAAGAATTGACTGATGAAATCAAAACAGATATTCTGGGATCATTTAGAAAACTTCCTGCATACGATGATGTGCCTGAAGCACTTAAATTATTGAAAGACCGTAACATCAAAGTTATTTCAGTAACTAATTCTTCTTATAATATGGTTGAAGAACAGCTGAAAAATTCTGGCCTTATTGATTTATTTGATTCTTATTATTCGGTTGATTCAGTAGAAAAATATAAACCTTTTAAAGACATTTATCATTATGTATTAAATGAAGAAAAAATTAATGCCAATGAAACAGTCATGGTTGCTACGCACGATTGGGATTTGTTCGGTGCTAAAAAAGCTGGACTTCATACAGCCTATATCAAACGCAAAGAAGATCAATACAATCCTTACTACTTGAAACCAGATCTAGCAAACAGAAATTTAGTTGATCTAGCCCAAGAAATTGTCGATTTCAACTAA
- a CDS encoding S-(hydroxymethyl)glutathione dehydrogenase/class III alcohol dehydrogenase — protein MKSRAAVAFGPNEPLKIVEIDVEEPKENEVRVKILYTSVCHTDAFTLSGEDPEGVFPAVLGHEGGGVVESIGTGVTSVKPGDHVIPLYTAECGKCKFCLSGKTNLCSAVRETQGKGLMPDGTTRFSYNGEPIYHYMGTSTFSEYTVVNEINLVKVDENAPLDKVCLLGCGVTTGMGAVKNTAKVEEGAITAVFGLGAIGLAAIQGLKKANAKRIIAIDVNPSKWELAKKMGATDFVNPKEHDRPIQEVIVEMTDGGVDYSFECIGNVDVMRSALESCHKGWGESIILGVAGAGKEIQTRPFQLVTGRVWRGSAFGGVKGRTELPGMVLDFMDGKIDLDSFITHQLEFKDINEAFDLLHKGESIRTVLSY, from the coding sequence ATGAAAAGTAGAGCAGCAGTAGCCTTTGGTCCAAATGAACCGCTTAAAATTGTTGAAATCGATGTAGAAGAACCAAAAGAAAATGAAGTAAGGGTTAAAATTTTGTATACATCTGTTTGTCATACGGATGCCTTTACGTTGTCTGGAGAAGATCCAGAAGGCGTTTTTCCTGCAGTTTTAGGACATGAAGGTGGAGGAGTAGTTGAGTCTATCGGTACAGGTGTGACCTCTGTAAAACCAGGAGATCACGTTATTCCACTTTATACAGCAGAATGTGGAAAATGTAAGTTCTGTCTTTCTGGTAAAACAAATTTATGTAGCGCAGTTCGCGAAACGCAAGGTAAAGGTTTAATGCCCGATGGAACAACTCGTTTTTCTTATAATGGAGAACCCATTTATCATTATATGGGAACAAGTACATTTAGTGAATACACAGTAGTAAATGAAATCAATTTAGTAAAAGTTGACGAAAATGCTCCTTTAGATAAAGTTTGTTTGCTTGGTTGTGGCGTTACTACCGGTATGGGAGCTGTTAAAAACACTGCAAAAGTAGAAGAAGGAGCTATAACAGCTGTATTCGGACTGGGTGCGATCGGTTTAGCTGCGATTCAAGGATTGAAAAAAGCCAATGCCAAACGCATCATTGCTATCGATGTAAATCCTAGTAAATGGGAGTTAGCTAAAAAGATGGGGGCAACGGACTTTGTTAATCCAAAAGAACACGACCGCCCAATCCAAGAAGTTATTGTAGAAATGACAGATGGTGGTGTGGATTATAGCTTTGAATGTATCGGTAACGTAGATGTAATGCGATCTGCACTTGAATCTTGTCATAAAGGATGGGGCGAAAGCATTATCCTTGGTGTAGCGGGTGCGGGTAAAGAAATCCAAACACGTCCATTCCAATTGGTTACCGGTCGTGTATGGCGCGGTTCTGCATTTGGCGGAGTAAAAGGAAGAACTGAATTGCCTGGAATGGTGCTAGATTTCATGGATGGCAAAATTGATTTAGATTCGTTTATCACACATCAGTTAGAATTCAAAGATATTAACGAAGCATTTGACTTATTACACAAGGGTGAATCCATCCGAACTGTTTTGTCTTACTAA